The genome window GGCCGCGTGGTGGAAGGCGCTTTCGAGCGTTACGCGACTTTGCCACGCACACCCCCGCTGCAACGTCCGTCTGCGTCGGATGATGTTGCGGTTGCCTTGATCAAGATTCCATTGGGAGATGACGGCCGCCTCTTCAAGGTATTGCCCGAGCTCGGTTATCGCGGTGCCGTGATTGAAGCGATGGGTGCCGGGCATTTGCCGGCCGGCCTGGCGGAAAAATTAGGTGTGCTGGCGAATGCGATGCCGGTGGTATTGGCAACGCGTGTTGCATCCGGCCCGGTCTTCACCCACACCTATGGCTTCCCCGGATCGGAAATGGATTTGCTGGCGCGCGGTGCCATTGCCGGTGGCAGCATCAGCAGCGTTAAAGCTTGTCATTTACTGCGCCTGCTGTTGGCGCAAGGCTTGAGCGGTAGTGCACTACGTGTCGCATACGCGGAACGCAGTAACAGCCGCCGGACCGCGAATGTTTAGAAGCGCAGCATCGTCCATAAAAAATGGAACAGAAATCTAGGGAGGAATTCGATATGGAAAAGAATAAAACCGCACTATGGATGTTTGTCGTCCTGCTTTTTTCGTATGTCATCAATGCAATGGATCGCCAACTGTTTTCGGTACTGGCATCCGATGTACGGGTGGCACTTGACCTGTCGGTACCGCAAGTGGGATTGGCGTCGACGGTCTTTACACTGGGCATGGGTGTCGCAGGTATTCCTACCGGTTACCTGCTGAGCCGGATGTCGCGCAAGAACGTGGTGCTGGTCGGTTTAATCATCTTTTCTGTCGCGACTTATCTGACGGCCTTGTCCACTGGCATGCCGGATCTCTTGTTCTATCGCTTCGTTTCCGGTCTCGGCGAAGCCATGCAATTGACGGCATTGCTGGCGATAGGAACCACCTACTTCTTTAACCATCGTGCGGTAGCAGCCAGTTCGCTGAACTTCACTTTTGGTATCGGTGCCATCATTGGGCCTAACCTCGGTGCAGCAATCCTGAACTCAACACATTGGCAAATGCCCTTCATGGTATTTGGCGCATCCGGCGCGCTTGCCCTAGTGCTTATCCTGATCTTTGTGAAGCCGTGGTTTACAGAAATCAAATCGGTTAAACAGGACGGTGCGGCAGAAGCAGCTGATGCAAATGCGGCTGACAGCGTGTGGTCACGCGTGCCGCTCACGCTGGCCCTGGCGACAGTATTTGCCGGCCTGGCGATTTATGGTTACCTGGGTTTGTATCCAACCTACTTGCGTGAGGCATTGGGCTTCACACCGAAGCAGGCCGGCTTTGCCGTCAGCTTCTATGGCCTTGGCGCGCTGCTCTCGTTGCTGGGCGGCTGGCTCGGTGATCGTTATAACTACCGTAAGCTCTTGTTCTTTTCCTTGGTGTTATCGGCGATTGCGGGTGGCTTGTTGTTCTCCGGCCTGGATAAATCGCTGACCTTGCATGTAATTTTCTCCTTTGTGTTTGGCGGTGCTATCAGCGGCATGGTGTATGCGAATTTGTCGGCGGGCATCATCAAGTCCGTCAAACGCGTGAATGCTTCGTACGCATCCGGTCTGTTCGTTGCCAGCCTGTACATCCCGGCAGCATTTGCCGGTTATTTGCTCGGACAATTGAAAGAATCAGTCGGATGGTCGATGGCGGGTATCTTGCAGGTATCCGGCTGCGCCCTGGTCGCTGCGGTGCTATCGATATTGGCGGGCGCTGGAGGAAAACAGCAGGCGTTGAAAAACTAAAGTACGTCGTAAAGTAGAAATAAAAAAGCGCGTCCTGAACAATAAGGCGCGCTTTTTCTTTGGTGTGGCCGAGTACTTCAGGCCAATGCTTCCTTGGCAGCTTCTTCCGGCGTCAAGCCATCATAGAACAGGTCGGTGAACCATTCGATCTGTTCTTCAATATGGTCTTGTGCTTCTGCGACGGTGGCACCGCCGGCAACCAGGAAGCCTTCAACTTCTATGCACCAGTTAATCAGTGCGAGTGTTTCCGGATCCAGTTCTTCTTTCTTGGCCATGATCTTGTCTTCCATTTATTCGGTGATGCTGACAGTGTCACATGGCAGCGCGGATAGTGGAAGCAGGATTTTTATAGCAAGGGCTTACAGCGATTCCAGGAAACGCAGCAAGGCGCTGCGGTCTTCAGTTGACATTGCGCGCACTGCTTCCTTCGAGAACTTGCCTTCACCACCATGCCACATGATGGCTTCGAGCAAAGTACGGGCGCGACCATCATGCAGGTAACCGGCGTCCGGATTGACCTTGTGTGTCAGGCCTATGCCCCACAGCGGCGGCGTGCGCCATTCCCTGCCGGTGGCAAGGTAATCACTGCGGCCATCGGCCAGGCCCGGGCCCATATCGTGTAGCAGCAAGTCCGTATACGGCCGTATCAATTGATTCGACAAGGCAGGCAAGGCAGCATCCGGGCGGGTGCGTAGTGGTGATGCATGACAGGCGATGCAGCGTGCTTGTACGAACAAGCGGCTACCCTGGATGACTTGTTTGTCATTCACGTCGCGTCGTGCCGGTACTGCCAGCATGCGTTGGTAAAACACCGTTGCATACAGTTCGGCGCGCGACAGCTCGGGTTCGCCACCGGATGGCGCGCGCTGGCAGGCAGTTTGTACTTTGGTGCAATTTTCATGCGGCAGCAATGGAGACGTAATACCGAGGTCACCGGAGAAAGCATTCGCGATTTGCTCGGTCAGCGTCGCGACATTCGCCTTCATGCCGAAACGCCCTATTGCTTCCTTCTGCGCCATCGCATCCCAGACCATATTCACGCGTCCGGTGATGCCATCCGGCTTGGCTTGTTTTGCCATTGCCAGTATGGTTTCGTCGCTCACTGCTTCCAGCAGGCCGAGCCCATAGACGACCGGGCCTACGCGTGGTGAGACCATGACATCCTCGCCGAGCGTGCCGTATGCCATTTCCTTGAAATGGATATTGGGTTTGCGCAGCGTGACCTTGCTGCCGTCGGCCAGTGTTTCGACGTGTTCGTCGTAGATCAGGAAGCCTATGCCTTCACCAGCTACTCCCGGCACGCCACGTTCATTCAATTGATCGCCGTACGCAGGATGTGGTTTCGGGCCACCATGCGGATTGCTGCCGGGTATGCTCAGGCGCAAGAGCATCGCTTGCATGCTGCCGTCAGGACCATCGGGTGCGCCGCCACGACCATTTTTTGCATGACAGGCAATGCAGGAAATGCGGTTGTATAGCGGGCCGAGTCCGGCCGCCCGGTCATTTGCCGGTGCGATGACCCACGATTGGCGGAACAGGCCGCGGCCTTGTATGAAGGCGGCCATATTGTCCGGATCCATGACCGGACTGGCTTGCGAATATGCCTCGCGGCTGTCGTCAAAGACAGTGGCGCTGCCACCGCTGAGTGCTTTGGTATCAACGCTGGCTGCACCGCTCAATAGCAAGGCTAGCGGCAATATGCCCAGATAGCCGATGAAACGCTTGAGTTTCACTGCGTGCTCGCCTGCTTACCGCTTGCGTTCAATACTTCCTGTGAGAGTTGTTCAGCACGTTCACGGTTTTGTCGGATGCGTGCAGTCCATTGCGCAGTAAGCGCATCATTGCGGTGGGCGTCCGTCGTTTCATCAAATGCGAAAACAAATTGTGGCGCGAGCGCGGTGGCTTCCGCTTCGCTCAACGGTATCGTATCGAGCAAGCCGCGCGCTTGTGCAGCCTTGGCCTTGAGTTCGGCATTGTTTGCAGCACGCTCTGCCCGCATGACTTTATCGTTGGCCTGGCGCAGGCGCGCATGTTCATTGCTGATCAACACGTCAAACAAGGTGTTGTTGAAGCCCTGGCGCGCCAATGCACGCTCTGTATCAAAGATGAATGGCATCGCTTTGGCCGCTTCGAATGGATCGAAGTAACCGGCTGGCTTACTCGCATACACGGCAGGGCGAACCGGCAGTTTACGGATGTCATGATGGAACAGGATTTTCTGCCCTTCAT of Janthinobacterium sp. Marseille contains these proteins:
- a CDS encoding MFS transporter, translated to MEKNKTALWMFVVLLFSYVINAMDRQLFSVLASDVRVALDLSVPQVGLASTVFTLGMGVAGIPTGYLLSRMSRKNVVLVGLIIFSVATYLTALSTGMPDLLFYRFVSGLGEAMQLTALLAIGTTYFFNHRAVAASSLNFTFGIGAIIGPNLGAAILNSTHWQMPFMVFGASGALALVLILIFVKPWFTEIKSVKQDGAAEAADANAADSVWSRVPLTLALATVFAGLAIYGYLGLYPTYLREALGFTPKQAGFAVSFYGLGALLSLLGGWLGDRYNYRKLLFFSLVLSAIAGGLLFSGLDKSLTLHVIFSFVFGGAISGMVYANLSAGIIKSVKRVNASYASGLFVASLYIPAAFAGYLLGQLKESVGWSMAGILQVSGCALVAAVLSILAGAGGKQQALKN
- a CDS encoding di-heme oxidoredictase family protein, which codes for MKLKRFIGYLGILPLALLLSGAASVDTKALSGGSATVFDDSREAYSQASPVMDPDNMAAFIQGRGLFRQSWVIAPANDRAAGLGPLYNRISCIACHAKNGRGGAPDGPDGSMQAMLLRLSIPGSNPHGGPKPHPAYGDQLNERGVPGVAGEGIGFLIYDEHVETLADGSKVTLRKPNIHFKEMAYGTLGEDVMVSPRVGPVVYGLGLLEAVSDETILAMAKQAKPDGITGRVNMVWDAMAQKEAIGRFGMKANVATLTEQIANAFSGDLGITSPLLPHENCTKVQTACQRAPSGGEPELSRAELYATVFYQRMLAVPARRDVNDKQVIQGSRLFVQARCIACHASPLRTRPDAALPALSNQLIRPYTDLLLHDMGPGLADGRSDYLATGREWRTPPLWGIGLTHKVNPDAGYLHDGRARTLLEAIMWHGGEGKFSKEAVRAMSTEDRSALLRFLESL